A window of Exiguobacterium sp. Helios genomic DNA:
AGTTTTCGGTTGAAAAAGCATATAACGTCAAACTTTTCACACCTAATTCATTTGCCGTCCGAACAACTTCCCGGACAGATTTCATCCCTTCACGATGCCCCATGATACGGGGAAGGCCTCGTTTTTTTGCCCAACGTCCGTTTCCATCCATAATAATCGCAATATGTTCAGGAACTTGTTGTTCAATTACTTCTTTAGTCTGATTTAACCATTGAAACATTTACTTCTTCCTCCCCTCGTTTAGTTTAAGAAGAAAGGGACTCTTCGTGTGACAAAGAGTCCCCAACCTGACAATATTACGTGTCATACTTCCATAATTTCTTGTTCTTTATCCGTCGCCGTTTGATCAAGTACTTTAACGAATTTGTCCGTTAATGTTTGAACGTCTTCTGTGTAACCGCGGAGGTCATCTTCAGTCAACACGCCGTCTTTTTCTTGTTTTTTCAGTTGTTCGTTCGTATCACGACGAATGTTCCGAAGAGCGACTTTTCCTTCTTCCGTGTACTTTTTGACAAGTTTCACGAGTTCTTTCCGACGATCCTCTGTCAATGGTGGAATCGCTAATCGAATGACTGTCCCGTCCGAAGAAGGAGCAAGCCCTAGGTCTGCACGTTGAATCGCTTTTTCAATTTCTGTCACCATCGATTTATCCCACGGTGTAATCAAAATCAAACGCGCTTCCGGTGTGTTGACGTTTGCGACTTGATTGAGTGGTGTCGGTGAACCATAGTAGTCCACTTGAACCGGATCAAGGATTGATACGTTCGCACGTCCTGCACGTAACGTCGCAAGTTCTTTTTTCAATGACAGATGTGCTTTCTCCATCCGTTCTTCTGCTTGTTTCATGATTGCTTGTGACATGTTATTTCCCCCTTACAAGTGTCCCGATTTCATCACCGATGACGACTCGTTTAATGTTTCCTTCTTCCATCAACGAGAATACGATGAGCGGGATGTCATTGTCCATACAAAGTGATGTTGCCGTTGAATCCATGACTTGAAGACCGTCTTTAAGAACATCCAAGTAAGATAATGTCTCAAATTTCTTCGCATCTGGATCAACATTTGGATCAGCCGAGTAGACGCCATCGACGTTGTTTTTCGCCATTAAGATGACTTCCGCCTCGATTTCAGCTGCCCGAAGCGCCGCTGTCGTATCTGTTGAGAAATACGGATTCCCTGTTCCGGCTGCAAAGATAACAACCCGTCCTTTTTCAAGATGACGCATTGCCCGACGGCGGATGTATGGTTCAGCGACTTGTCGCATTTCAATCGACGTCTGAACACGTGTTTCGACACCAACGGATTCCAGGCTATCTTGTAAAGCGAGCGAGTTCATGACGGTCGCAAGCATCCCCATATAATCGGCATTTGCCCGGTCCATCCCAAGCTCCGCTCCCGTCTTACCGCGCCAAATGTTTCCTGCACCTACGACGACTGCGACTTCTACGTTCAATTCGACTAGTTCTTTAATTTGATTCGAAATCGAATTGACAATCCCAGGATGAATTCCGAACCCTTGATCTCCTGCGAGCGCTTCTCCGCTCAATTTTAACACAATCCGGTTATATTTCGGTTGCATGACTATGTCCCCCTTGCTAAATTCCGTAAAAAAGGAACACGACCCACTTCCACACGAAAGTGGATTGAAGCATACGTGTTCCTTCTCTTGTCATCAGGAAATCCTGATTCTTATTTTTTAAGTTGGTTCATTACTTCTTCAGCGAAGTTTTCTTCACGTTTCTCCATACCTTCTCCAACTTCGAAGCGTACGAATGAAACGATTTTTCCGCCTTTAGATTCTACATATTTACCAACTTTGAAGTCTGGATCTTTGACGAATGTTTGGTCAACGAGGCAGATTTCTTCGTAGAATTTGTTCATACGACCAGCAATCATTTTCTCAACGATGTTAGCAGGTTTGCCTTCGTTGAGTGCTTGCTCTGTAAGAACTTTTTCTTCACGTGCTTTTTCTTCTTCTGTGACAGAAGAACGGTCGACGTAAAGTGGGCGCGCTGCAGCAATGTGCATTGCGATATCTTTTGCAACAGTTTCGTCTGTTGTGCCTTCGACGACGACGACAGAACCGATACGACCACCCATGTGGAGGTAAGAACCGAATGCTGCGTTGTCTTCTTTAGCGAAGAGCGCTACACGACGAAGTGAAATTTTCTCTCCGATTGTTGATGCTTCTTCTGAGATGTATGTGTCGATTGTTTTTCCTGCTTCGTATTCAGAAGCAAGTGCTGCTTCAGCCGTTTCAGAACCATTGCGGAGTACTGCGTCTGCAATGTTTTGAACGAGTGATTGGAAACGTTCGTTTTTCGCAACGAAATCTGTTTCTGAGTTGATTTCAACAAGTGCTGCTTTGTTGCCGTTAACTGCGACAGCTGTCAAACCTTCTGCTGCAATCCGGTCGCCTTTAGCTGCTGCTTTAGCGATTCCTTTTTCACGCAAGAAGTCGATTGCTGCGTTCATGTCCCCATCAGCTTCGACGAGTGCTTTTTTGCAGTCAAGCATCCCTGCACCAGTTTTTTCACGAAGTTCTTTTACCATAGCTGCTGTAATAGCCATTCGATATTCCTCCTTATAACGTCCTTATTTTCAAAAAAAAGGTGATAAAAGGTCAATTCCCTTTATCACCTGGCATCACGAATTACTCAGCGTCTGCTACTACTTCTTCAGTAGTTTCAGGTGCTACGTTATCTTCGCCTTGTTTAACTTCGAGGATTGCGTCAGCCATTTTACCAGTAAGCAATTTGACTGCACGGATCGCATCGTCGTTTGCTGGGATGACGTAGTCGATTTCGTCCGGATCACAGTTTGTGTCAACGATCGCAACGATTGGGATGTTGAGTTTGTGTGCTTCTGCAATCGCGATACGCTCTTTGCGTGGGTCAACGATGAAGAGTGCATCTGGAACGCCTGGCATATCTTTGATACCGCCGAGGAATTTCTCAAGACGAGTCATTTCTTTTTTAAGAATGATGACTTCTTTTTTAGGAAGAACTTCGAATGTACCGTTCTCTTCCATTTTTTCGAGTTGTTTTAAACGGTTGATACGTTTTTTGATTGTAGAGAAGTTCGTGAGTGTTCCACCTAACCAACGTTCGTTGATGAAGTATTGACCAGCACGGATTGCTTCTTCTTTCACAGTGTCTTGAGCTTGTTTTTTCGTACCAACGAAAAGAACGTTTCCGCCTTCAGACGCTACTTCACGGATGAAGTTGTAAGCTTCGTCTACTTTTTTAACCGTTTTTTGTAGGTCAATGATGTAGATTCCGTTACGTTCTGTGAAGATGTATTTTGCCATTTTTGGGTTCCAACGGCGTGTTTGGTGACCGAAGTGTACACCAGCTTCTAACAATTGTTTCATCGAGATTACTGCCATGATGAATTCCTCCTTTTGGGTTTTGGATGTCCTCCGCGATGATCGTTGTTCCAGCTAACCTATTAAAGGCACCGCAGCCGGCGATACATGCGTGCGTAATTAACACCGTAGACTAATATAGCATAAAGTTTAACGCCGGGCAACCTTCGTTTTCTGAGAAAGTTTAGCAATCAAGGCCACTTCTCCGGCTCCCCGGTTCAGTGAACGTGCCAATTGATCTAAATCAGCACCTTTTTCGAGTTGATCTTTAACATCCAACAGAGGCGATTCTTCCACCCGGTCGTCCGGTTTGTCTTCTTTTGAAAATACTTTGACCGGTTCAGAAGAATAATCGGGTCGCTCTGATTCTTCAGCTACAATGATTTCGCCTTTCCATTCTTGTTCGACAGGAGTCGACGGGCGGGATCTTACCTCCCCTTCCGTCAGCTCATTCACCTGTTGCATGAATTGTAACAGAATTTCTTCCGTTTCCTGCTTCTGTCGTTCAAGATGTATAACGCGGTCCTTCAAAAGCGCTTGTTGCTTAAATAATAACAAAAGACCGTAACAAATGAGTGCTGCTAGCAAAATATAAAAAAGTGTCATGGTATGTCCTTTCACATCGCGACGCGGTCAGAAAGATAAGCACTTCCTAACGCTTGTTTCAGTTTTCGGAGCGCTTTCGAATGAATCTGTGAAATTCGTGAAGTAGATAGGCCAAGTACTTCCCCGATTTCCGTCAATGTCAGTTCTTCAAAGTAAAAGAGGGACACAACGTATTGTTCCTTCTCGGACAATTGCTCCACTTCTTCGGCAAGCTTCGAAATCAGCTCGCGCATCAAAAGTGTATCCTCAGGTGTCGCTGCATCTGGATCCAGATAGGAAACGGCCATCGCTTTTCCTTCGTCTTGAAGCGTCACTGCTTCATCGATCGATAGAATATTCGCAAAATAGCTCTCAGCAAGTGCCGTCTTGACTTCTTCCGGGTTCATATCAACAATCGATGAAACTTCATCAATCGTCGGGGTCCGTTGAAGACTTTGTTCTAAAATCTCGACAGCAGCTTCGACCCGCTTTGATTTTTCCCGTAACGACCGGGGTAACCAATCAATTTTTCGTAAGCCGTCTAAAATGGCGCCGCGAATACGAAATGCTGCATACGTATCAAATTTATTATTGTGATTTTGGTCGAATTTTTGAAGAGCATCATACAATCCCATCATCCCAAGACTTTTTAATTCATCACGATCGACGCTCTTCGGAAGTGTCGCGCTGAGACGCTGAACGTGGTAGTGCACAAGAGGTTCATAATTTAGCAGTAACTGGTCAGCTACCGCTACATCACGCGTCGATAGCCATTGATTCCAAAGTTGTTGTAATTCCTCACGCATGAC
This region includes:
- the tsf gene encoding translation elongation factor Ts is translated as MAITAAMVKELREKTGAGMLDCKKALVEADGDMNAAIDFLREKGIAKAAAKGDRIAAEGLTAVAVNGNKAALVEINSETDFVAKNERFQSLVQNIADAVLRNGSETAEAALASEYEAGKTIDTYISEEASTIGEKISLRRVALFAKEDNAAFGSYLHMGGRIGSVVVVEGTTDETVAKDIAMHIAAARPLYVDRSSVTEEEKAREEKVLTEQALNEGKPANIVEKMIAGRMNKFYEEICLVDQTFVKDPDFKVGKYVESKGGKIVSFVRFEVGEGMEKREENFAEEVMNQLKK
- a CDS encoding FliA/WhiG family RNA polymerase sigma factor; the protein is MREELQQLWNQWLSTRDVAVADQLLLNYEPLVHYHVQRLSATLPKSVDRDELKSLGMMGLYDALQKFDQNHNNKFDTYAAFRIRGAILDGLRKIDWLPRSLREKSKRVEAAVEILEQSLQRTPTIDEVSSIVDMNPEEVKTALAESYFANILSIDEAVTLQDEGKAMAVSYLDPDAATPEDTLLMRELISKLAEEVEQLSEKEQYVVSLFYFEELTLTEIGEVLGLSTSRISQIHSKALRKLKQALGSAYLSDRVAM
- the rpsB gene encoding 30S ribosomal protein S2, with the protein product MAVISMKQLLEAGVHFGHQTRRWNPKMAKYIFTERNGIYIIDLQKTVKKVDEAYNFIREVASEGGNVLFVGTKKQAQDTVKEEAIRAGQYFINERWLGGTLTNFSTIKKRINRLKQLEKMEENGTFEVLPKKEVIILKKEMTRLEKFLGGIKDMPGVPDALFIVDPRKERIAIAEAHKLNIPIVAIVDTNCDPDEIDYVIPANDDAIRAVKLLTGKMADAILEVKQGEDNVAPETTEEVVADAE
- the frr gene encoding ribosome recycling factor gives rise to the protein MSQAIMKQAEERMEKAHLSLKKELATLRAGRANVSILDPVQVDYYGSPTPLNQVANVNTPEARLILITPWDKSMVTEIEKAIQRADLGLAPSSDGTVIRLAIPPLTEDRRKELVKLVKKYTEEGKVALRNIRRDTNEQLKKQEKDGVLTEDDLRGYTEDVQTLTDKFVKVLDQTATDKEQEIMEV
- the pyrH gene encoding UMP kinase encodes the protein MQPKYNRIVLKLSGEALAGDQGFGIHPGIVNSISNQIKELVELNVEVAVVVGAGNIWRGKTGAELGMDRANADYMGMLATVMNSLALQDSLESVGVETRVQTSIEMRQVAEPYIRRRAMRHLEKGRVVIFAAGTGNPYFSTDTTAALRAAEIEAEVILMAKNNVDGVYSADPNVDPDAKKFETLSYLDVLKDGLQVMDSTATSLCMDNDIPLIVFSLMEEGNIKRVVIGDEIGTLVRGK